One genomic region from Calditerricola satsumensis encodes:
- the spoVT gene encoding stage V sporulation protein T encodes MKATGIVRRIDDLGRVVIPKEIRRTLRIREGDPLEIFVDRDGEVILKKYSPIGELGDFAKEYAESLYDSVKHIALIADRDNIIAVAGGSKKEFMDKPVGSIIERSMEERRTILETTPGRYELIRDAEDTYSSFVIAPIVAGGDPIGAVILVSKDEGVKMGELEVKLCETAAGFLGKQMEQ; translated from the coding sequence ATGAAAGCAACGGGTATCGTGCGACGGATCGACGATTTGGGCCGAGTGGTGATTCCGAAAGAGATCCGACGCACTTTGCGGATTCGCGAAGGGGACCCCTTGGAAATCTTCGTTGACCGCGATGGAGAAGTGATTCTGAAGAAGTATTCCCCCATTGGAGAGCTCGGGGACTTTGCCAAAGAGTACGCCGAATCGCTGTACGACAGCGTCAAGCACATCGCCCTGATCGCCGATCGCGACAACATCATTGCCGTGGCCGGCGGTTCGAAAAAGGAATTTATGGACAAACCCGTTGGCAGCATCATCGAGAGAAGCATGGAGGAACGGCGAACGATTCTCGAGACCACGCCCGGTCGCTACGAATTGATTCGGGACGCCGAAGACACCTATTCCAGCTTTGTCATCGCGCCCATCGTGGCCGGTGGCGATCCCATCGGCGCGGTCATTCTCGTGAGCAAGGACGAGGGCGTCAAGATGGGCGAGCTGGAAGTGAAGCTGTGCGAAACGGCCGCGGGGTTTTTGGGCAAGCAGATGGAACAGTGA